In Paenibacillus antri, the sequence CCGTCCTTGTAGAGTCGATCGATCGTCGCGTCGAGCGCGGAGAAATCGTACTCCTCCTCGGAGGGCTGAATGAGCGCCCATGAGAAGACGTTGATCGTCGCCACGTCGATGCCCGCGAGCTTGAACATGCGGGCGTCCTCCGCCCATGTCTCCGCATCCCATTGCTCGGGGTTGTAGTCGCCCCCGTACCAAATTTTCGGCAGCTTCTCGTTAATCACCTTTCCGTTCGCCTCCCTGAATCATGCACGTACGCGGCGGCGAATAGGCTTCGCCGCCGCGCATCGCGCAATTATGAAATTACAATGTAATGGTTACCGAAGTGTCGCCGGCGTTCGCCGCAACCGTCTTGCCGCCGATCGCGACGCTCCACGGCTTGCTCGAGCCTTGCGTCTCGACGCGAACCGTATTGCCGGATCTCGTCGCGCGAGCCGTCATCGCGACCTCGCCCTTCAGGTCGTACACCGTCGCCGTCGCTTCGCCGCCGTCCGCGAGCTCGAACGCATGGAACGTAATGCCGTCCGTATAGTCGTAATCCGGACGCTGATCGTCCGCTCCGACCGCGATGAGCGAGTTTTCCTTCACGAGGAACGGCAGCGACATATAGCCGTGCTTCTCCTCGCGCCACTGTCCGCCTTCGATCACCTCGCCGGTCATCCAGTTCGTCCAGCGGCCCTTCGGCACATAGTACTTCGCGATGCCCTGGTCGTTGAAGATCGGCGCCACGAGCAGCTTGTCCCCGAGCATGTACTGCCGGTCGAGGTAATGGCAGGTCGGATCCTCCGGGAACTCGAGCACCATCGCCCGCATCATCGGAATGCCCTTGTCGCGCGCTTCGACCGCATACGAGAACAGATGCGGCATTAGCTTGCTCTTCAGCTCCGTGAAGTAGCGGAGAACGTCGACCGACTCCTCGTCGAACAACCACGGCACCCGGTACGATTCGTTCCCATGGAGCCGGCTGTGGGACGAGAGCAAGCCGAACGCGACCCAACGCTTATAGATGTCGGCCGGCGCCGTCTTCTCGAAGCCGCTGATGTCGTGGCTCCAGAAGCCGAAGCCGGAGAGGCCGAGGGACAAGCCGCCGCGCAGCGATTCGGCCATCGAGTCGTAGTTCGCGGAGCAGTCGCCGCCCCAGTGTACCGGGAACATCTGACCGCCGGCCGTCGCGGAACGCGCGAACAGCATCGCTTCGCCTTTGCCGCGTCGCTCTTCGAGCACGTCGAATACAGCTTTATTATATAACTGCGTATAGTAGTTGTGCATCTTTACCGGGTCGGAGCCGTCGAAGTAGACGACGTTCTCCGTCGGAATGCGCTCGCCGAAGTCCGTCTTGAAGCAATCGACGCCCATGTCCATCAGTCGGCGCAGATGGCCTTGGTACCAAGCGACCGCGTCCGGATTCGTGAAGTCGACGAGGCCCATGCCCGCTTGCCACAGATCCCATTGCCAGACGTCGCCGTCGGTCGTCTTGACGAGGTAGCCCTTTTCCATACCTTCTTTGAAAAGGGGAGACTTCTGCGCGATATACGAGTTGATCCAAACGCAAATGCGAAGGCCGCGATCCTTCAAGCGCTTCAGCATGCCTTCCGGGTCTGGGAACATCGCCGGGTCCCACTCGAAGTCGCACCACTGATAT encodes:
- the yicI gene encoding alpha-xylosidase: MKFNNGYWMLRKGVNIEQPVDVRDVDATQDSVTVYNATKKVRIKGDTLNAALLKAEISSPLPNVVRVRWSHHEGKRKRGPAFHINSVANHPVQIERSEEGIAFTTGGLTANIRTAPNWGLEFAQNGKRLTGSATRGVGHIDDNGKQYFREMLDLGVGEQIYGLGERFTNFVKNGQTVEIWNEDGGTSSEQAYKNIPFYLSSNGYGVFVNHPERVEFEVGSEVVSKVGFSVAGEALEYFVIGGDTLKDVLDNYTKLTGKPALPPAWSFGLWLTTSFTTDYDENTVNSFIEGMAERNIPLHVFHFDCFWMKEYQWCDFEWDPAMFPDPEGMLKRLKDRGLRICVWINSYIAQKSPLFKEGMEKGYLVKTTDGDVWQWDLWQAGMGLVDFTNPDAVAWYQGHLRRLMDMGVDCFKTDFGERIPTENVVYFDGSDPVKMHNYYTQLYNKAVFDVLEERRGKGEAMLFARSATAGGQMFPVHWGGDCSANYDSMAESLRGGLSLGLSGFGFWSHDISGFEKTAPADIYKRWVAFGLLSSHSRLHGNESYRVPWLFDEESVDVLRYFTELKSKLMPHLFSYAVEARDKGIPMMRAMVLEFPEDPTCHYLDRQYMLGDKLLVAPIFNDQGIAKYYVPKGRWTNWMTGEVIEGGQWREEKHGYMSLPFLVKENSLIAVGADDQRPDYDYTDGITFHAFELADGGEATATVYDLKGEVAMTARATRSGNTVRVETQGSSKPWSVAIGGKTVAANAGDTSVTITL